A genomic region of Fusarium falciforme chromosome 4, complete sequence contains the following coding sequences:
- a CDS encoding Oxidation resistance protein 1, whose amino-acid sequence MSSSDRNDSPETPDSSGAGTPSNSNRASASYISNMWTGLIRRFSSDFPSQADTAYDEDPKHQQNGKDGINGVFTPVRRTASPLRPPPLDPLILHGYRESTPVSAKLLTGAVAEEIRAMIPERLRIVDDWHLIYSLEQDGASLATLYQRCRQYEGKRAGFVLIVKDLEGGIFGAYLSEYPHPAHSYFGNGECFLWRASTLAPLPLPPSADTTDVNTRNTTLAPPASSEGTTPTGSRAPSPAPSEAVRFKAFPYSGLNDFCMNCETGFLSVGSGGGHYGLWLDNGLEVGHSSRCETFGNEPLSDEGTKFGVIGVELWVMGV is encoded by the exons ATGAGCTCTTCGGACCGCAACGACTCCCCCGAGACTCCCGACTCTTCTGGCGCTGGCACACCCTCCAACTCGAACCGAGCCTCTGCCTCGTACATCTCCAACATGTGGACCGGCCTCATCCGTCGCTTCTCCAGCGATTTCCCCAGCCAGGCCGACACCGCCTACGATGAGGACCCCAAGCACCAACAGAACGGCAAGGACGGCATCAACGGTGTCTTCACCCCCGTGCGCCGCACCGCTAGTCCTCTGCGCCCACCACCCCTCGACCCTCTTATTCTCCACGGCTACCGCGAGAGCACGCCCGTCTCGGCCAAGCTGCTGACGGGCGCCGTCGCTGAGGAGATCCGCGCCATGATCCCCGAACGGCTGCGCATCGTCGACGACTGGCACCTCATCTATAGCCTCGAGCAGGATGGCGCGAGCCTGGCGACGCTGTACCAGAGGTGCCGGCAGTACGAGGGCAAGCGAGCGGGCTTTGTCCTGATTGTCAAGGATCTTGAAGGCGGG ATCTTTGGCGCATACCTATCCGAATATCCTCACCCGGCGCACTCGTACTTTGGAAACGGCGAGTGCTTCCTCTGGCGCGCCTCAACTCTTGCGCCGCTTCCTCTTCCACCCTCAGCCGACACGACAGACGTCAACACGCGGAACACGACGCTCGCCCCGCCGGCTTCGTCAGAGGGTACCACGCCCACGGGCTCGCGTGCGCCGTCCCCCGCGCCGAGTGAGGCAGTTCGGTTCAAGGCGTTCCCCTATAGCGGGCTAAACGACTTTTGCATGAACTGCGAGACGGGCTTCCTGAGCGTCGGGTCCGGCGGCGGACACTACGGGCTCTGGTTGGACAACGGGCTCGAAGTCGGGCACAGCTCCCGGTGCGAGACGTTTGGCAACGAGCCGCTGAGCGATGAAGGAACCAAGTTTGGCGTCATTGGCGTCGAACTTTGGGTCATGGGGGTGTAA
- a CDS encoding Fungal-trans domain-containing protein has translation MAAQSSQTPLAGVPVSHALKDAATQGTSSDGHTAASIGKLSLEDGNAIYIGSSHWATILDDIRQLKDELSDDFSDSSMSPGSTLLIDDMALPTTRMSLLTSVACLPREQILAMMPPRKVIDRHVSHFFNTFDFAPVILHRNTFLAEYTNFWANLSTAPIMWIGLLFSIMGISIFLQQQDIRASGLSASESQDTLETYRTLTIHCLVAGDYLRSSKYTIETLTLHFALDQNASVDTYVGT, from the exons ATGGCAGCGCAGAGTTCACAGACACCCTTGGCCGGTGTCCCAGTGTCACACGCCCTTAAAGACGCCGCGACTCAAGGAACGTCTTCCGATGGGCATACAGCAGCAAGCATTGGAAAATTGAGTCTCGAAGATGGCAATGCTATTTACATCGGTAGTTCTCATTGGGCTACGATTTTAGACGAT ATTCGACAGCTCAAAGACGAACTATCTGACGATTTCTCGGACAGTTCAATGAGCCCGGGATCGACTTTACTTATTGATGATATGGCATTACCGACCACGAGAATGTCTCTCCTGACGAGTGTCGCCTGTCTCCCGAGAGAGCAGATTCTAGCCATGATGCCGCCCCGCAAGGTGATTGACAGACACGTTTCGCACTTCTTCAACACGTTTGACTTTGCCCCAG TCATTCTGCATCGAAACACGTTCCTCGCTGAG TACACAAACTTTTGGGCCAATCTCTCAACAGCCCCGATAATGTGGATAGGCCTCTTGTTTAGCATCATGGGCATCTCGATATTCCTCCAGCAACAAGATATCAGAGCCTCTGGCTTGTCCGCGAGTGAATCCCAGGACACGTTGGAGACGTATCGAACCCTTACCATCCACTGCTTGGTTGCTGGGGATTATCTGCGGTCAAGCAAATACACGATTGAAACACTGACCTTGCACTTCGCTCTTGATCAGAATGCCAGTGTCGATACGTATGTCGGCACCTGA
- a CDS encoding Uroporphyrinogen-III synthase gives MTSSDKVPVLLLKTRSSPGDSYEDLFSETSATGASFAPQFVPVLLHQFQDEGMKKVAEVLREGRIGNKEHHEYGGLIFTSQRAVEAFVKLVQDGKDEKDSITNDPPTSWPHLQHIPVYSVGPATTRALAAVPQDPPLSVFGSHTGNGATLAPYILSHYREWHAGRPSLPPVLFLVGETRRDIIPKTLQDPGLPDGERIAVDETVVYGTGVMESFPVDLDRVLSETHDAPARWVVVFSPTGCDSLLRVMGVLDPKTGKVREGSVRDGKTYVATIGPTTRDHLKSFGFEPDVCAESPTPQGVLDGIQEFMTRNQS, from the exons ATGACATCTTCCGACAAGGTGCCGGTCCTCCTGCTCAAGACGAGGTCAAGCCCCGGCGATTCATACGAGGACCTCTTCTCCGAGACGAGCGCCACCGGAGCTTCCTTTGCGCCGCAGTTTGTCCCCGTGCTGCTGCACCAATTCCAAGATGAGGGCATGAAAAAGGTTGCCGAGGTACTCCGCGAGGGACGGATTGGAAACAAGGAGCATCACGAGTATGGCGGCTTGATCTTTACATCACAGCGCGCAGTTGAGGCGTTTGTGAAGCTGGTGCAGGACGGCAAGGATG AAAAGGATAGTATCACAAATGACCCCCCGACCTCGTGGCCTCACCTCCAGCACATCCCCGTTTACAGCGTCGGCCCCGCGACGACCcgcgccctcgccgccgtccCGCAGGATCCTCCCCTGAGCGTCTTCGGCAGCCACACGGGCAACGGCGCGACCCTCGCCCCTTATATCCTCTCTCACTACCGCGAATGGCACGCCGGACGACCGTCGTTGCCCCCCGTGCTGTTCCTCGTCGGCGAGACTCGACGGGACATCATCCCCAAGACGCTGCAGGACCCTGGGCTGCCGGACGGCGAGCGCATCGCAGTCGACGAGACGGTCGTCTACGGAACAGGCGTCATGGAGAGCTTCCCCGTCGACCTAGATCGCGTGCTCTCCGAGACGCACGATGCGCCCGCACGGTGGGTGGTCGTCTTCTCGCCGACGGGGTGCGATAGCCTGCTCCGGGTCATGGGCGTGTTGGACCCGAAGACGGGCAAGGTGCGCGAGGGGAGCGTGCGGGATGGCAAGACGTATGTCGCGACGATTGGGCCTACGACAAGAGACCATCTCAAGTCGTTTGGCTTTGAGCCCGACGTGTGCGCCGAGTCACCGACGCCGCAGGGCGTATTAGACGGAATCCAAGAGTTTATGACTAGGAATCAAAGTTGA
- a CDS encoding Fungal-trans domain-containing protein, with amino-acid sequence MRMGLHRDPAHWPTIRPLQAELRRRIWMTLYDMDFFTSTQVGLPRIIKDSQCDTHPPAHLLDGDISLEHDEAPDERPLTEPSSLLYIIQRHRIITLAAEIYDATEGGLPLAATISALSTKLEETVEPIPAWLKHKTLEASIADNPITILYRMFLDILIHKAVYLLHRRAFVKSSSGEENAKSSKACIDAALAILPSVISDHANAGVDLFKNIPGVIAPGHRDPFEDMALDPSLFGMFGSMPGDLTL; translated from the coding sequence ATGCGCATGGGACTGCACCGAGACCCAGCTCACTGGCCAACTATTCGACCATTACAAGCAGAGCTCAGACGAAGGATATGGATGACGCTCTACGATATGGATTTCTTCACCAGCACACAAGTTGGACTGCCACGAATCATCAAGGACTCCCAGTGTGATACACACCCTCCTGCCCACTTGCTTGACGGAGACATAAGCCTCGAGCATGACGAAGCTCCAGACGAGCGGCCACTGACAGAGCCCAGCTCGCTGCTATACATCATCCAAAGACACCGCATCATCACACTGGCGGCCGAGATATACGATGCAACAGAAGGAGGACTGCCCTTGGCCGCCACAATTTCTGCACTAAGCACCAAGCTTGAAGAAACCGTCGAACCTATACCGGCATGGCTAAAGCACAAAACGCTCGAGGCATCGATTGCCGACAACCCCATCACGATACTGTATCGTATGTTCTTGGACATTTTGATACACAAGGCTGTCTATCTCCTGCACCGACGAGCCTTTGTGAAAAGCTCTTCTGGAGAAGAAAACGCCAAATCTAGCAAGGCGTGCATCGATGCTGCCCTAGCAATATTGCCCTCCGTGATATCTGACCATGCTAATGCTGGGGTAGATCTTTTCAAAAATATTCCAGGAGTAATCGCGCCGGGCCATCGCGACCCTTTTGAGGACATGGCTTTGGATCCATCTCTCTTTGGGATGTTTGGAAGTATGCCGGGCGACCTTACTTTGTGA